From the Pungitius pungitius chromosome 6, fPunPun2.1, whole genome shotgun sequence genome, one window contains:
- the LOC119196708 gene encoding calcitonin gene-related peptide isoform X2: MSDRVTLTDYEARRLLNAIVKEFVQMTAEELEQQASEGNSVTAQKRACNTATCVTHRLADFLSRSGGMGNSNFVPTNVGAKAFGRRRRSVQM; the protein is encoded by the exons ATGTCAGACCGAGTCACGCTCACGGACTACGAGGCGCGAAGGTTACTCAACGCCATCGTGAAGGAGTTTGTGCAGATGACggcggaggagctggagcagcaggcGAGCGAAGGGAACAG CGTTACAGCGCAGAAGCGAGCGTGCAACACGGCGACCTGCGTGACCCACCGCCTGGCCGACTTCCTGAGCCGGTCGGGGGGAATGGGCAACAGCAACTTTGTCCCCACCAACGTCGGCGCCAAGGCCTTCGGCCGGCGGAGGAGAAGCGTCCAGATGTGA
- the LOC119196708 gene encoding calcitonin-1 isoform X1: MSDRVTLTDYEARRLLNAIVKEFVQMTAEELEQQASEGNSMDRPITKRCSNLSTCVLGKLSQELHKLQTFPRTNVGAGTPGKKRSAPESDSYASYGETFDSI, from the exons ATGTCAGACCGAGTCACGCTCACGGACTACGAGGCGCGAAGGTTACTCAACGCCATCGTGAAGGAGTTTGTGCAGATGACggcggaggagctggagcagcaggcGAGCGAAGGGAACAG catGGACAGGCCCATAACCAAGCGGTGCTCCAACCTCAGCACCTGCGTGCTGGGCAAACTGTCTCAGGAGCTGCACAAGTTGCAGACGTTCCCCCGCACAAACGTGGGAGCCGGAACGCCCGGCAAGAAGCGCAGTGCGCCTGAGAGCGACAGCTATGCAAGCTACGGCGAGACGTTTGACAGCATCTAA
- the psma1 gene encoding proteasome subunit alpha type-1, which produces MFRNQYDNDVTVWSPQGRIHQIEYAMEAVKQGSATVGLKSKSHAVLVALKRAQSELAAHQKKILHVDNHIGISIAGLTADARLLCNFMRQECLDSRFVFDRPLPASRLVSLIGSKTQIPTQRYGRRPYGVGLLIAGYDDMGPHIFQTCPSANYFDCKAMSIGARSQSARTYLERCMDKFSDSNLNDLVQHGLRALRETLPAEQDLTTKNVSIGIVGKDMEFVIYDDDDVAPFLEGLEERPQRKVAQPADEPAPAGEVPAEPMEH; this is translated from the exons ATG tTTCGCAATCAGTACGACAACGACGTGACGGTGTGGAGCCCGCAG GGCCGCATCCATCAGATCGAGTATGCCATGGAGGCAGTGAAGCAAGGCTCTGCAACTGTGGGACTCAAGTCCAAGTCCCACGCAGTCCTGGTTGCCCTGAAG AGAGCCCAGTCTGAACTGGCTGCCCACCAGAAGAAGATCCTCCATGTTGACAACCACATCGGCATCTCCATTGCCGGACTCACTGCTGACGCCAGGCTGCTTTG TAACTTCATGCGTCAGGAGTGCTTGGACTCGAGGTTTGTCTTCGACAGACCCCTCCCTGCGTCACGTCTCGTCTCCCTTATTGGCAGCA AAACCCAAATCCCCACACAGAGGTATGGAAGGAGGCCTTATGGTGTTGGACTCCTCATTGCTGGCTATGAT GACATGGGACCTCACATCTTCCAGACCTGCCCGTCAGCCAACTACTTTGACTGCAAGGCGATGTCCATCGGAGCGCGCTCCCAGTCCGCACGCACCTACCTGGAGCGATGCATGGACAAGTTCTCCGATT CTAATCTGAACGACCTGGTCCAGCACGGCCTCCGCGCTCTCAGAGAAACGCTCCCCGCCGAGCAGGACCTCACCACCAAG AATGTTTCCATCGGCATTGTGGGTAAGGACATGGAGTTCGTCATTtatgacgatgatgatgtcGCCCCGTTCCTGGAGGGGCTGGAAGAGAGGCCACAGAGAAAG GTCGCCCAGCCCGCCGACGAACCTGCCCCTGCTGGAGAGGTACCCGCTGAGCCCATGGAGCACTGA
- the ric3b gene encoding protein RIC-3b — protein MRSDLLRIAPRVDSPSARTGPHFKPVAMAMSTFQKVTLATCLVLCVGLLLPKMLLSGGRKDAAEGSGRFPSMMQRQAAPEARGQRAAGARAKGPEAPARAKGGGAGAGTGGKSNLAGQIIPVYGFGILLYILYILFKITSKGNSKPSESRFPSVRSENKKRKISDFELVQLQDKLRETELVMENIVSNVNHSPDRVKGVTADQEESLLQQLTEITRAMHEGKLVEDMAPEKKNQEDWEEAADYPEEPQQAWEHPPCCCHHGPQAQPDRTPADGAAPEDGGGDAADGADLQDGGGGGGGDAADGADPEGGGGGGDAADGADPEDGGGDAADGADPEDGGGGDAADGADPEDGGGGGGDAADGADPEDGGGGGGDAADGADPEDGGGGGGDAADGAEDPSKERDSLEAGPERAGEELELTLKMTCVTEQEEATETEASSCGAVRRRNKRRRAKKASH, from the exons ATGAGAAGCGACCTCCTGCGTATCGCTCCCCGCGTTGATTCCCCCTCCGCACGAACGGGACCGCATTTCAAACCCGTCGCCATGGCGATGTCAACCTTCCAGAAGGTGACGCTCGCGACGTGTCTCGTGCTGTGCGTCGGGCTGCTGCTCCCCAAAATGCTGCTGTCCGGCGGGAGGAAGGATGCTGCTGAGG GTTCAGGTCGCTTCCCGTCGATGATGCAACGCCAGGCGGCTCCGGAGGCTCGAGGCCAGAGGGCCGCAGGCGCCAGAGCCAAAGGCCCCGAGGCCCCAGCCAGGGccaaagggggcggggccgggGCGGGAACCGGGGGCAAGTCCAACCTGGCGGGACAGATCATCCCCGTGTACGGCTTCGGCATCTTACTCTACATCCTCTACATCCTGTTCAAG ATCACATCAAAGGGGAACAGCAAGCCTTCAGAGAGCAGGTTCCCTTCGGTTCGCTCAGAGAACAAGAAGAGAAAGATCT CGGACTTTGAGCTGGTtcagctgcaggacaaactgagggagacggagctggtgATGGAGAACATCGTTTCCAACGTCAACCACAGCCCCGACAG GGTGAAGGGCGTGACGGCGGACCAGGAGGagagcctcctccagcagctgacgGAGATCACTCGGGCGATGCACGAGGGCaagctggtggaggacatggcaccagagaagaagaaccagGAGGACTGGGAAG AAGCCGCGGATTACCCGGAGGAGCCTCAGCAGGCGTGGGAACATCCGCCCTGCTGCTGCCACCACGGCCCACAGGCGCAGCCCGACAGGACACCAGCTGATGGAGCAGCCccggaggacggaggaggagacgctgccGATGGAGCAGACCtgcaggacggaggaggaggaggaggaggagacgctgctgatggagcagacccagagggcggaggaggaggaggagacgctgccGATGGAGCAGACccggaggacggaggaggagacgctgctgatggagcagacccggaggacggaggaggaggagacgctgctgatggagcagacccggaggacggaggaggaggaggaggagacgctgctgatggagcagacccggaggacggaggaggaggaggaggagacgctgctgatggagcagacccggaggacggaggaggaggaggaggagacgctgctgATGGAGCAGAGGACCCGAGCAAAGAGAGGGACTCTCTGGAGGCGGGGCCGGAGCGAGCAGGGGAAGAGCTGGAGCTCACGCTGAAGATGACGTGTGTgacggagcaggaggaggcgacGGAGACGGAAGCCTCCTCCTGCGGCGCCGTCAGGCGGAggaacaagaggaggagggcaaAGAAAGCCTCGCACTGA